A region from the Paenibacillus humicola genome encodes:
- a CDS encoding VOC family protein: MTKTIQTIVPHLWYDKEANEAAEFYTSLFPDSAITNRTTLRDTPSGDSDLVSFELWGQKFMAISAGPFFKFNPSVSFIVHFDPSRDKDASEHINQVWNKLSEGGTALMPLDKYPFSERYGWIQDKYGLSWQLIVTDPEGEERPAIMPSLMFTGDKCGQAEEAIHFYSSVFQNSKQGLMARYPQGMEPDREGTVMFSDFMLENQWFAAMDSAREHSFSFNEAVSFMVYCDNQKEMDYYWDKLSAVPEAEQCGWLKDRFGLSWQIAPSEMDEMMGKGTPEQIARVTKAFLKMKKLDLAELQRAFKG, from the coding sequence ATGACAAAAACAATCCAAACCATCGTTCCGCATTTATGGTATGACAAGGAGGCGAATGAAGCGGCGGAGTTTTATACTTCCCTATTCCCGGACTCCGCAATTACGAATCGAACAACTCTCCGCGACACTCCTTCCGGCGACTCCGATCTCGTCTCTTTTGAGCTGTGGGGCCAGAAGTTTATGGCAATCAGCGCAGGTCCATTTTTCAAGTTCAATCCGTCGGTGTCTTTCATCGTTCATTTCGACCCATCTCGAGACAAGGACGCGAGCGAACACATCAATCAGGTTTGGAACAAATTGTCCGAAGGCGGCACGGCGTTAATGCCGCTCGATAAATATCCGTTCAGTGAGCGGTATGGCTGGATTCAAGATAAGTATGGTTTGTCCTGGCAGTTAATCGTTACCGATCCGGAGGGTGAAGAACGGCCTGCGATCATGCCGTCGCTCATGTTTACCGGCGATAAATGCGGCCAGGCGGAAGAAGCGATTCATTTTTATTCATCCGTATTTCAGAACTCAAAGCAGGGCCTGATGGCCCGTTACCCTCAAGGCATGGAACCGGACAGAGAAGGAACCGTCATGTTCTCTGATTTCATGCTTGAGAATCAATGGTTTGCCGCAATGGACAGTGCGAGAGAGCATTCCTTCAGCTTTAACGAAGCCGTCTCTTTCATGGTTTATTGCGACAATCAAAAAGAGATGGATTACTATTGGGACAAGCTCTCGGCGGTTCCCGAGGCCGAGCAATGCGGCTGGCTGAAGGATCGGTTTGGACTGTCCTGGCAAATTGCGCCGAGCGAGATGGACGAGATGATGGGCAAGGGGACGCCGGAGCAAATCGCGCGAGTAACGAAGGCTTTTCTTAAAATGAAAAAATTGGATCTTGCGGAGCTGCAAAGAGCATTCAAGGGATAA
- a CDS encoding DinB family protein → MDELRYPIGKFAPVQDPTPEQRNRWIEELVRTGEILRLTVANLTEEQLRSPYRPGGWTIRQVVHHMADNGMNAFIRFKRALTEDHPAASSYREDVWAELSDYQLPLEPSLRLLEAVHIRFAAWRKSLR, encoded by the coding sequence ATGGATGAACTTCGTTATCCGATCGGGAAATTTGCGCCCGTTCAAGATCCGACTCCAGAACAGCGGAACAGATGGATCGAGGAGCTTGTGAGAACGGGAGAGATCCTTCGGTTGACGGTGGCAAACCTGACCGAGGAACAGCTGCGTTCTCCCTACCGTCCAGGAGGCTGGACGATCCGTCAGGTCGTTCACCATATGGCTGATAACGGTATGAACGCCTTTATTCGGTTCAAAAGAGCGCTGACGGAGGATCATCCGGCAGCAAGTTCATACCGGGAGGATGTGTGGGCGGAGCTGAGCGATTATCAACTGCCGCTTGAACCTTCCCTGAGACTCTTGGAAGCCGTGCACATTCGTTTCGCCGCTTGGCGCAAATCGCTTCGCTGA
- a CDS encoding NAD-dependent epimerase/dehydratase family protein, whose protein sequence is MTAARNVLVTGGAGRLARFTIDYLLERNYQVSAFDVVSPDPEHFPKGVRFIKGNLTSLEDNMRAIHISGADAIVHLGAITHDTTLQPGRVRIQRMPEDETMRVNAMGTYYLMDAARRFHVKTIVAASTYYVLGLGFRISGRPFQVDYLPIDEEHPLRPEDSYSLSKLINEETLKAFGLAYGIRTVAFRLNGVDYPFQREMYKYNITPEARPDHVGGPIGTTHQYIDPRDAAQAFTLALEATNLDLFEAFYLHTDSRHWEDTRTVVERHWPDLKEMAARLEGTEGLITCRKLREKLGYEPQYSWRNPRDDF, encoded by the coding sequence ATGACGGCAGCCCGAAACGTGCTGGTAACCGGAGGGGCCGGGCGTCTGGCCCGCTTTACCATCGATTATTTGCTGGAGCGCAATTATCAGGTGTCGGCGTTTGATGTCGTATCGCCCGATCCGGAGCATTTTCCGAAGGGAGTCCGGTTTATTAAAGGAAACTTGACGTCGCTCGAGGACAATATGCGCGCGATCCACATATCCGGTGCGGACGCGATTGTCCATCTCGGAGCCATTACGCACGATACGACGCTGCAGCCCGGACGCGTCCGCATTCAGCGCATGCCGGAAGACGAGACGATGCGGGTGAACGCGATGGGAACTTATTACCTGATGGATGCGGCCCGCCGATTCCATGTGAAGACCATCGTTGCGGCTTCGACGTACTATGTGCTCGGACTCGGTTTTCGAATCAGCGGGAGGCCGTTCCAGGTCGATTATTTGCCCATTGACGAAGAGCATCCGCTGCGGCCGGAGGATTCCTACAGCCTGTCCAAGCTCATCAACGAGGAAACGTTGAAGGCGTTCGGACTGGCCTACGGCATTCGGACCGTCGCCTTCCGCCTTAACGGCGTGGATTACCCGTTCCAGCGCGAGATGTACAAATATAATATTACGCCGGAAGCGCGTCCGGATCATGTCGGCGGGCCGATCGGCACAACGCATCAATATATCGATCCGCGCGATGCGGCGCAGGCATTCACGCTGGCGCTTGAGGCGACCAATCTCGATTTGTTCGAAGCGTTCTACCTGCATACGGACAGCAGGCACTGGGAGGATACGCGGACGGTCGTCGAACGCCACTGGCCTGATCTGAAAGAGATGGCCGCCCGCTTGGAAGGAACGGAGGGCCTTATTACGTGCCGCAAGCTGCGCGAGAAGCTGGGGTACGAGCCGCAGTATTCCTGGCGGAACCCACGGGACGATTTCTAA
- a CDS encoding sugar phosphate isomerase/epimerase family protein — protein MTKPNIRIGHTAITWDNDQVQQAIEAIGSCGYWGTETFGWVLDEWERSGRDLPEAVQRSGLQLTSLYCHLDLVDPGKREDGIRQVMEWVELYNKFNGPVVVIGGMMLQRSGFAIAEHMDAIAATLNELGRRITDQGLLCCFHPHTGTPVETEDEIHRVMNAVDSSVVAFAPDLGQIAKGGSDPFRLIKEYYELIRMVHVKDYIGGPVQRDAEGKEIDPTGFLGYTPLGMGAVDIPGILGYLEERGYGHYASVELDGNQWSATRKGHPMMTPLEAIETSKRYLQRLGYDNFRTV, from the coding sequence ATGACGAAGCCTAACATCCGGATCGGGCACACGGCCATTACTTGGGATAACGACCAGGTGCAGCAGGCGATCGAAGCCATCGGCTCGTGCGGCTACTGGGGAACGGAAACGTTCGGCTGGGTGCTGGACGAATGGGAGCGCAGCGGACGCGATCTGCCGGAGGCCGTGCAGCGCAGCGGGCTGCAATTGACGTCCCTGTACTGCCATTTGGATCTCGTCGATCCGGGCAAGCGCGAGGACGGCATTCGGCAGGTGATGGAATGGGTCGAATTGTACAACAAATTTAACGGTCCCGTCGTCGTCATCGGCGGCATGATGCTGCAGCGCAGCGGCTTTGCCATCGCAGAGCATATGGACGCCATCGCAGCGACCTTAAACGAATTGGGCAGGCGGATAACCGATCAGGGACTGCTGTGCTGCTTTCATCCGCATACCGGAACACCCGTCGAGACGGAGGATGAAATTCACCGCGTCATGAACGCGGTCGATTCGAGTGTCGTCGCTTTCGCGCCGGACCTCGGTCAGATCGCCAAGGGAGGCTCCGACCCGTTCCGATTGATCAAGGAGTATTACGAGCTGATTCGCATGGTGCATGTCAAGGATTATATCGGCGGACCGGTACAGCGGGATGCGGAAGGAAAGGAAATCGATCCCACCGGATTTCTCGGATACACGCCGCTCGGCATGGGAGCTGTCGATATCCCAGGCATCCTCGGCTATTTGGAAGAGCGCGGGTACGGCCATTATGCCTCGGTCGAGCTGGACGGCAATCAGTGGAGCGCAACCCGCAAGGGTCATCCGATGATGACGCCGCTTGAGGCGATCGAGACGAGCAAACGTTACCTGCAGCGGCTCGGATACGACAACTTTCGGACCGTGTAA